From one Magnetococcales bacterium genomic stretch:
- a CDS encoding RsmB/NOP family class I SAM-dependent RNA methyltransferase, whose protein sequence is MSDDPILMDGVGTWETSQAGHILDQIFSSGHPADRVLDRFFREHRLGPGERGRIGTMVYQVLRHRDFLSAQLNHHFPRSTHGCAALAAMAVVSIRRDGNKDPGPWPGILATEPESNTPFQDDFPADTLPSWQRHSLPRWIWDIWMARHGHEETQALVQALNSPAPVDLRLDLRRMTREELLSRLAVQGIKGEPLPFSPDGLRLHGRPSVTSLPEFGQGLLEIQDEGSQLIGHVVGVRPGMTVVDFCAGAGGKSLHLAVLMNDRGRIWATDSDPSRLNRMKPRLKRWRLKSIRPLALRHEGDPALKKLQGSADRVLVDAPCSASGTLRRNPEIKWRLTPELLENFHLRQCAILQAAARLTAPQGRLVYATCSLMPRENEDVVEEFLFENKNFRLLPHSTISMPESLRGLLPPSPFLILLPHRTRTDGFFAAILERTY, encoded by the coding sequence TTGTCCGATGACCCGATCCTGATGGACGGCGTTGGCACCTGGGAGACCTCCCAGGCGGGACATATTCTGGATCAAATTTTTTCATCCGGACATCCCGCAGACCGGGTGTTGGATCGTTTCTTTCGCGAACATCGCCTGGGCCCTGGAGAACGGGGCCGAATCGGGACGATGGTCTATCAGGTGTTGCGCCATCGTGATTTTCTTTCGGCGCAATTAAACCACCATTTTCCCCGATCGACTCATGGTTGTGCAGCACTGGCGGCGATGGCCGTCGTTTCCATACGCCGCGATGGGAACAAGGATCCCGGTCCCTGGCCAGGGATTCTGGCGACGGAACCTGAATCCAACACCCCATTCCAGGATGATTTTCCTGCCGACACCCTGCCATCGTGGCAACGCCATTCCCTGCCACGATGGATCTGGGACATCTGGATGGCCCGCCATGGCCATGAGGAAACCCAGGCACTGGTTCAGGCGCTCAATAGCCCAGCCCCGGTCGATCTACGGCTGGACCTTCGCCGGATGACCCGAGAAGAACTCCTGTCGCGTCTGGCTGTTCAGGGAATCAAGGGAGAACCGTTGCCGTTTTCCCCCGACGGTTTGCGCCTTCATGGACGTCCCTCCGTGACCTCTCTGCCGGAGTTCGGCCAGGGACTCCTTGAAATCCAGGACGAGGGGAGCCAGTTGATCGGACATGTGGTCGGAGTTCGACCCGGAATGACGGTCGTCGATTTTTGTGCCGGGGCAGGGGGCAAATCGTTGCATTTGGCTGTATTGATGAACGACCGGGGTCGAATCTGGGCTACCGATTCCGATCCATCCCGACTCAACCGCATGAAACCGCGTCTGAAGCGCTGGAGATTAAAATCAATCCGGCCCCTGGCATTGCGTCATGAAGGGGACCCGGCCTTGAAAAAACTCCAGGGAAGCGCCGATCGCGTCCTGGTAGACGCCCCATGCAGCGCCTCGGGCACCCTGCGCCGCAACCCGGAAATCAAGTGGCGTCTCACTCCGGAACTTTTGGAAAATTTCCACCTGCGCCAATGTGCCATCCTTCAGGCAGCGGCCCGATTGACCGCCCCGCAGGGACGACTGGTCTATGCCACCTGTTCCCTGATGCCCCGGGAAAACGAGGATGTCGTCGAGGAATTTTTGTTCGAAAACAAGAATTTTCGGCTGCTGCCCCACAGCACAATTTCCATGCCCGAGTCATTGCGGGGGTTGCTACCGCCCTCACCTTTTCTTATTCTTTTACCGCATCGAACGCGAACCGACGGCTTTTTCGCCGCCATACTCGAACGCACATATTGA
- a CDS encoding nucleotide pyrophosphohydrolase, whose amino-acid sequence MNPDPPGKDIHSLQEALNDFAHRRGWRQFHTPKNLAMALSVEVAEILELFQWINAEEPQPLTAEKEQSLREEIGDVMIYLTMLASRFDIDPVAAAWDKMALNEKKYPANQVYGKSLKYDEY is encoded by the coding sequence ATGAATCCCGATCCCCCAGGCAAGGATATTCATTCGCTTCAGGAAGCACTGAACGATTTTGCCCACCGCCGAGGTTGGCGACAGTTTCATACCCCCAAAAACCTGGCCATGGCCTTGAGTGTGGAGGTTGCTGAAATTCTGGAACTTTTTCAATGGATCAACGCTGAAGAACCCCAGCCTCTCACTGCGGAAAAGGAACAGTCGCTCAGGGAAGAAATCGGCGATGTGATGATCTATCTCACCATGTTGGCCTCCCGCTTCGACATCGATCCCGTTGCCGCCGCCTGGGACAAGATGGCCCTCAACGAAAAAAAGTATCCCGCCAACCAGGTTTACGGAAAATCCTTGAAATACGATGAATATTAA
- a CDS encoding UvrD-helicase domain-containing protein: MATHLLDNLNPPQIQAVTAADGPVMILAGAGSGKTRVLTRRLAWLLSEQGIEPHEILAVTFTNKAAREMRDRVVQLIQRDDEWSKRLWIGTFHGMGARILRQNAERIGYTSNFLILDAADQERLIRRLTEELEFEHTYWTPKRLGNTFSRWKDAGLSPTDITEEHIRYSQDLVRVTGIFIRYQDELRKSNCMDFGDLLVQCLKLWQQYPECLDRYRYSFRHVLVDEYQDTNKVQYDWMRALASHHGNLCVVGDDDQSIYSWRGARIGNILDFENDFPNTQMIRLEQNYRSTGNILKAASQLIDHNNGRMGKTLWTDGPVGSRIVRYVAEDGMDEARFVASEIGRILGGVGSLGRVAVLVRAAHQTRLIEEALNHHRLPYRVVGGLKFMERAEIKDAVAYLRLAYSHLDDLAFERIINTPKRKLGEKALAIIFDSAQEIDGSFFAGARLVVAENRMAKGAMAPLAAFVALIEQATRHLDAGWMPGEVLQFLLTESGYQEFARTGERGAEKLENIEELMKLLSHETDLTGFLERVVLDADPADESRTVVDGVVISTLHAAKGLEFPVVFLVGMEEGLLPHKLALDENPAGVEEERRLAYVGMTRAKERLYLSHARQRYTYNRNEPALPSRFLRELPEEIIEIRGLRVASRHGLTGFSSRGRFPGR, from the coding sequence ATGGCCACGCATCTGCTTGACAATCTCAATCCTCCCCAGATCCAGGCAGTTACCGCCGCCGATGGCCCGGTCATGATCCTGGCGGGTGCCGGGTCCGGAAAAACCAGGGTCTTGACCCGGCGTCTCGCCTGGCTGTTGTCGGAGCAGGGGATCGAACCCCATGAAATCCTGGCGGTCACTTTTACCAACAAAGCCGCCCGGGAAATGCGTGATCGGGTGGTGCAATTGATCCAGAGGGATGATGAATGGAGCAAACGCTTGTGGATTGGTACCTTTCACGGCATGGGCGCCCGCATTCTCAGGCAGAATGCCGAACGGATCGGGTATACCAGCAATTTTCTGATTCTTGATGCCGCCGATCAGGAGCGGTTGATCCGCCGACTGACCGAGGAGTTGGAATTTGAGCACACCTACTGGACACCGAAACGCCTGGGCAACACCTTTTCCCGCTGGAAGGATGCGGGATTGAGTCCCACGGACATTACCGAGGAACATATCAGATATTCCCAGGATCTGGTTCGGGTCACCGGGATCTTCATCCGTTATCAGGATGAATTGCGAAAGTCCAACTGCATGGATTTTGGTGATCTTCTGGTTCAATGTCTCAAACTGTGGCAACAGTATCCCGAGTGCCTCGATCGTTATCGTTATTCGTTTCGGCATGTCCTGGTGGATGAATATCAGGATACCAACAAGGTTCAATACGATTGGATGCGCGCCCTGGCCAGCCATCATGGCAATCTGTGCGTCGTGGGCGACGATGACCAATCGATCTACAGTTGGCGTGGGGCGCGCATCGGAAACATTCTTGATTTTGAGAATGATTTTCCAAACACGCAGATGATTCGGCTGGAACAGAATTATCGTTCCACCGGCAACATTCTCAAGGCGGCGAGTCAACTGATCGATCACAACAATGGCCGGATGGGCAAAACCCTTTGGACCGATGGTCCAGTTGGATCCAGGATTGTCCGCTATGTTGCCGAGGATGGTATGGACGAGGCCCGTTTTGTCGCCTCGGAAATCGGGCGGATACTCGGGGGGGTGGGTTCTCTTGGTCGGGTGGCGGTATTGGTGCGGGCGGCCCATCAGACGCGACTCATCGAGGAGGCCCTGAACCACCATCGTCTTCCCTATCGGGTCGTGGGTGGATTAAAGTTCATGGAGCGGGCCGAAATCAAGGATGCCGTGGCGTATCTGCGTTTGGCCTATTCCCATTTGGACGATCTGGCGTTTGAACGGATCATCAATACGCCCAAAAGGAAACTGGGGGAAAAGGCGTTGGCGATCATCTTCGATAGCGCCCAGGAGATCGATGGGAGTTTTTTTGCCGGGGCGCGTCTGGTGGTTGCCGAAAACCGGATGGCCAAGGGGGCGATGGCCCCTCTGGCCGCCTTCGTCGCCTTGATCGAGCAGGCGACCAGGCATCTGGATGCGGGATGGATGCCCGGAGAAGTCCTTCAATTTCTCTTGACCGAGAGTGGCTATCAGGAGTTTGCGCGGACGGGAGAACGCGGTGCGGAAAAACTGGAAAATATTGAAGAATTGATGAAATTATTAAGTCATGAGACCGATCTGACGGGGTTTTTGGAACGGGTGGTGTTGGATGCCGACCCTGCCGATGAATCAAGGACTGTGGTCGATGGTGTCGTGATTTCGACGCTGCATGCGGCCAAGGGTCTGGAATTTCCGGTTGTGTTCCTTGTCGGCATGGAAGAGGGTCTGTTGCCGCACAAACTGGCCCTCGATGAAAATCCCGCCGGAGTGGAGGAGGAACGCCGTCTGGCCTATGTCGGCATGACCCGGGCCAAGGAGCGCCTTTATCTAAGCCATGCGCGGCAACGTTATACCTACAACCGCAACGAACCGGCACTCCCCTCCCGTTTTTTGCGGGAACTCCCTGAAGAGATTATCGAAATTCGGGGATTGCGGGTTGCATCACGGCATGGATTGACGGGTTTTTCAAGTCGTGGCCGGTTTCCCGGGAGGTAG
- the purH gene encoding bifunctional phosphoribosylaminoimidazolecarboxamide formyltransferase/IMP cyclohydrolase — protein MPTIRTALISVTDKNGLDRFARELTSMGVRILSTGGTARFLKEHGIAVTDVSEHTGFPEMLDGRVKTLHPKIHGGLLGIRGNGDHEAQMSAHSIDAIDMLVVNLYPFEQTVTAADCTLERAIENIDIGGPAMLRSAAKNHAGVTVITDPVDYDVILAEMHSHDRSVTAATRFRLAKKVFARTAAYDAAIANWLSALDEKNVPQPFPDVVTVQFHKRQEMRYGENPHQRAAFYEERPVVDDIGISQARSLQGKELSFNNINDANGAFELVREFEEAAVVVVKHTNPCGVALDDDLLSAYRRARDTDPVSAFGGIIACNRGVTGALAREIAKTFVEAVIAPGFDPEARAVLAEKTNLRLLELPPLDGNTARISRFHPGLLDMKRVRGGMLLQEGDRHVLRREDLKTVTRRAPSERELTDLLFAWKVAKHVKSNAIVYARERTTVGVGAGQMSRVDSSRIAVWKARETRQTLKRQEDFLIGSVMASDAFFPFRDGIDAAAEAGATAIIQPGGSIRDQEVIDAANEADMAMVFTGVRHFKH, from the coding sequence ATGCCCACCATTCGAACAGCACTCATCAGCGTCACCGACAAAAACGGCCTGGACCGTTTTGCCCGGGAATTGACCTCCATGGGGGTCCGTATCCTGTCCACGGGAGGAACCGCCCGTTTCCTCAAGGAACATGGAATCGCCGTCACCGACGTTTCCGAGCATACCGGATTTCCCGAAATGCTGGATGGCCGCGTCAAGACGTTGCATCCAAAGATCCACGGTGGTTTGCTGGGGATTCGCGGCAATGGCGATCATGAGGCGCAGATGTCGGCCCACAGCATCGACGCCATCGACATGCTGGTGGTCAACCTGTATCCCTTCGAGCAGACGGTGACGGCGGCGGATTGCACCCTGGAACGGGCAATCGAAAACATCGACATCGGCGGCCCGGCCATGTTGCGCTCGGCGGCCAAGAATCATGCCGGGGTCACCGTCATTACCGACCCGGTGGATTATGACGTCATTCTGGCGGAAATGCATTCCCACGATCGTTCGGTCACCGCGGCCACCCGATTCAGACTTGCCAAAAAGGTATTTGCCCGAACCGCCGCCTACGACGCCGCCATTGCCAACTGGCTGTCGGCACTGGACGAAAAAAACGTACCGCAACCTTTTCCGGATGTCGTGACCGTTCAATTTCATAAGCGCCAGGAGATGCGCTATGGTGAAAATCCACACCAGCGAGCCGCCTTCTACGAGGAACGGCCCGTGGTGGACGATATCGGCATTTCCCAGGCCCGGTCATTGCAGGGCAAGGAACTTTCCTTCAACAACATCAACGATGCCAATGGCGCCTTCGAATTGGTTCGGGAATTCGAAGAAGCGGCGGTCGTGGTGGTCAAGCACACCAATCCCTGCGGCGTCGCCCTGGATGACGATCTGTTGTCCGCCTATCGTCGGGCCCGCGATACCGACCCTGTTTCAGCCTTCGGTGGCATCATCGCCTGCAACCGCGGCGTGACCGGCGCACTGGCGCGGGAAATCGCCAAAACCTTTGTCGAGGCGGTGATTGCCCCGGGATTCGATCCCGAAGCCCGCGCGGTATTGGCGGAAAAGACCAACCTGAGGTTGCTGGAACTCCCCCCCCTCGATGGAAACACGGCGCGAATTTCTCGATTTCATCCTGGATTGTTGGATATGAAACGGGTCCGTGGTGGCATGTTGCTTCAGGAGGGAGATCGTCATGTCCTGAGAAGAGAGGATTTGAAGACAGTCACCCGAAGAGCACCCAGTGAACGCGAATTGACAGACCTTCTTTTCGCCTGGAAGGTGGCCAAACATGTCAAATCCAACGCCATCGTCTATGCACGGGAACGAACCACCGTCGGAGTTGGCGCGGGGCAGATGAGTCGGGTCGATTCCTCGCGGATTGCCGTATGGAAGGCACGGGAGACACGGCAAACGTTGAAACGGCAGGAAGATTTTCTGATCGGATCGGTCATGGCCTCCGATGCCTTTTTTCCCTTCCGCGACGGCATCGATGCGGCAGCGGAGGCAGGGGCGACGGCGATCATTCAACCTGGGGGATCGATTCGCGACCAGGAGGTGATCGATGCCGCCAACGAGGCGGACATGGCGATGGTTTTCACGGGAGTTCGTCATTTCAAACACTGA
- a CDS encoding AI-2E family transporter, whose product MSELFSSILKRLGNPQISGLILAMVLAVGGILFFGKALAPYLTALILAYLLEGMIRALIRIRVPRLIAVLLVFSLFFFVLILLLFGLLPTLVRELLRISQEIPHITQTLKQLTLRVSESVSGWGDSAFAENILLGLVERAQELAGDSITFLLQGLPGVISVVVYLVLVPFLVFFFMKDKDLLLFSFSRYMPKNRDLIKRVLVDVDTAVGGYVRGKFWELLLLGTSSYAAFLMIDFKYALLVGLLTGFSVLIPILGLAVVAVPVAVLGIFQWGLSLEALNPLIIYGILQLVDGNILAPMILGETVKIHPTTIMLAVLFFGSLWGLAGVFFAVPLWVLLKSVVDAILFSEEGSSLVR is encoded by the coding sequence ATGTCCGAATTGTTTTCAAGCATCCTCAAACGGTTGGGCAATCCTCAGATCAGCGGTCTGATTCTGGCGATGGTCCTTGCGGTGGGCGGCATTCTTTTTTTCGGCAAGGCCCTGGCCCCCTATCTGACCGCCCTGATTCTCGCCTATCTCCTGGAAGGGATGATTCGGGCGCTGATCCGAATCCGTGTGCCCCGTCTGATCGCGGTCCTTCTTGTCTTCAGTCTGTTTTTTTTCGTCCTCATTCTTCTGCTCTTCGGATTGCTGCCGACCCTGGTCCGTGAACTGCTCCGCATCTCCCAGGAAATTCCCCACATCACGCAAACCCTCAAACAATTGACTCTGCGCGTCAGCGAATCGGTCTCGGGATGGGGCGATTCGGCGTTTGCGGAAAACATTCTTCTCGGACTCGTCGAACGCGCCCAGGAATTGGCCGGGGATTCGATCACCTTCCTGTTGCAGGGATTGCCGGGAGTCATTTCCGTCGTCGTCTATCTGGTACTTGTCCCTTTTCTGGTGTTTTTCTTCATGAAGGACAAGGATCTTTTATTATTTTCATTCTCGCGGTACATGCCAAAAAATCGCGATCTGATCAAAAGGGTCCTTGTCGATGTCGATACGGCGGTAGGCGGATATGTCCGGGGAAAATTCTGGGAATTATTGCTCCTTGGGACATCAAGCTATGCGGCATTCCTCATGATCGACTTCAAATATGCACTGCTGGTCGGGTTGCTGACCGGTTTTTCGGTATTGATTCCGATTCTGGGGCTGGCGGTGGTTGCGGTACCGGTGGCAGTGCTGGGCATCTTTCAATGGGGGTTGTCGCTGGAAGCGCTCAACCCCCTGATCATCTATGGCATCCTGCAACTGGTCGATGGCAACATACTGGCGCCGATGATCCTTGGCGAAACGGTCAAGATTCATCCCACGACCATCATGCTTGCCGTTTTATTTTTTGGTTCGCTCTGGGGATTGGCAGGAGTTTTTTTCGCGGTTCCCTTGTGGGTGTTGCTCAAAAGTGTCGTGGATGCGATTCTCTTTTCCGAGGAGGGCAGCAGCCTTGTCCGATGA
- the arsS gene encoding arsenosugar biosynthesis radical SAM protein ArsS (Some members of this family are selenoproteins.) gives MNIKSFNTFRHNIRLFTGQPELHSGPLEMIQANVGLQCNLECRHCHVAASPRRTERMEWPVMAEIIDLARRSGCTFIDITGGAPELNPHLPRLIDALVAEGIHVSVRTNLSVHLEPGMEPIAPFFRDRKVTLTGSMPCYLEHNVDRQRGTGTFQKAIQVLRRLNDLGFGHDGELALNLVYNPLGAHLPPDPGTLEMDYHRELLQRHGIVFTRLLTITNMPIGRFRSDLARQGNEASYWKLLSESFNPATLNGLMCRNQISVAWDGTLFDCDFNLALKKPARLPVTPHIQGLDPTLLNQRPIVIDDHCLACTAGRGSSCAGTLVA, from the coding sequence ATGAATATTAAATCATTCAACACCTTCAGACATAACATCCGTCTGTTTACCGGTCAACCTGAATTGCACAGTGGTCCCCTGGAAATGATTCAGGCCAATGTCGGTCTGCAATGCAATCTGGAATGCCGCCATTGTCATGTTGCCGCCTCGCCACGACGAACCGAACGGATGGAATGGCCGGTGATGGCGGAAATCATTGATCTGGCCAGGCGTTCCGGCTGCACCTTCATCGACATCACCGGCGGCGCCCCCGAACTCAATCCCCATCTTCCCCGTCTGATCGATGCCCTCGTCGCCGAAGGAATCCATGTTTCGGTGCGCACCAATCTGTCGGTCCATCTTGAACCGGGAATGGAACCAATCGCCCCCTTTTTCCGGGATCGAAAAGTAACCCTGACCGGGTCGATGCCCTGCTATCTGGAACACAACGTCGATCGACAACGCGGTACGGGGACCTTCCAAAAAGCGATCCAGGTGCTGCGACGACTCAACGATCTGGGTTTTGGTCATGATGGGGAACTGGCGCTCAATCTGGTCTACAATCCCCTGGGGGCGCATCTGCCACCCGATCCCGGCACACTGGAAATGGACTACCACCGTGAGCTTCTGCAACGCCATGGCATCGTTTTCACACGCCTGCTGACGATCACCAACATGCCGATCGGTCGCTTTCGTTCCGACCTGGCCCGTCAGGGAAATGAAGCATCCTACTGGAAACTCTTGTCTGAATCCTTCAATCCTGCCACATTGAACGGGTTGATGTGTCGCAACCAAATCAGTGTCGCCTGGGATGGAACCCTTTTCGATTGCGATTTCAATCTGGCGCTGAAAAAGCCGGCCCGTCTTCCCGTAACGCCGCATATCCAGGGACTCGACCCCACACTGCTGAATCAGCGCCCGATCGTCATTGATGATCATTGTCTGGCCTGCACAGCGGGACGTGGTTCTTCCTGTGCCGGCACCCTGGTCGCATGA
- a CDS encoding chloride channel protein: protein MPQFIQRLGINEHIVLSMVAVAIGLMVGYGAILFRLLIETFQFVFMQSGHENVVEIVRGLPWWQVLAMPVVGGAIIGPMIHFFFPASRGDGVPEVMSAVAMRGGKLGMREGLGKMLSCSLSIGCGGSVGREGPVVHLGATLASWFGSLLPMSNNHMRTIVGCGAAAGIAASFNAPIAGVMFALEVILADYGLATFSPIVLSSVIATVIARMHLGDFPAFIVPNYTLVSAWEIPAYVGLGLVCGLTGILFMTTLFKMEDQFARLRIPIYLKPIVGGFGIGLIALVFPEIMGVGYDVMNHALLEEIAGITMVALIVAKIIATSVALGSGFTGGVFTPSLFLGAMVGGSFGTIAHSLFPAISAGPGAYTLVGMGAMAASVLGAPIACILILFELTGDYRIMLALMVASIVATLLINQIYRESVYTKTLKRKKIDLRQGREANLLRNISVGSIMRKDFETVLETRNMRQFKDKLRRSHNDCFVVVDAAGRFKGIVSFQDIRKVAFEEGWFDDLALLRDIPLSDPVTIKPNENLYDALLRFEANNIEQLTVVASDDPGQVIGLLSNQDMIRAYNMALLNQTNPRD, encoded by the coding sequence ATGCCCCAATTCATCCAAAGGCTGGGAATCAACGAACACATCGTCCTTTCCATGGTGGCGGTGGCCATTGGGCTTATGGTGGGGTATGGCGCCATTCTTTTTCGATTGTTGATCGAAACATTTCAGTTTGTCTTCATGCAGAGCGGGCATGAAAATGTTGTCGAGATCGTGCGTGGTTTGCCCTGGTGGCAGGTTTTGGCGATGCCGGTGGTGGGCGGGGCGATCATTGGTCCGATGATCCATTTTTTCTTTCCCGCTTCGCGCGGTGACGGCGTTCCGGAAGTGATGTCGGCGGTGGCGATGCGTGGCGGGAAGCTGGGCATGCGCGAAGGACTGGGAAAAATGCTTTCCTGTTCTCTTTCCATCGGCTGTGGCGGTTCGGTCGGTCGCGAAGGTCCTGTGGTGCATCTGGGCGCCACCCTGGCTTCCTGGTTTGGCTCGCTGTTGCCGATGTCCAACAACCACATGCGCACCATCGTCGGCTGTGGCGCCGCTGCCGGGATTGCCGCATCCTTCAATGCCCCCATCGCCGGAGTCATGTTCGCCCTTGAAGTGATTCTCGCCGATTATGGATTGGCGACTTTTTCACCGATCGTCCTTTCTTCGGTCATTGCCACCGTCATCGCCCGCATGCATCTGGGCGATTTTCCCGCCTTCATCGTTCCCAACTATACCCTCGTCTCCGCCTGGGAAATTCCCGCCTATGTCGGGTTGGGGCTGGTCTGCGGGCTTACGGGGATCCTGTTCATGACGACCCTTTTCAAGATGGAGGACCAGTTTGCCCGTCTGCGAATCCCGATCTATCTCAAACCGATCGTCGGTGGTTTCGGCATTGGATTGATCGCCCTGGTTTTTCCCGAGATCATGGGGGTCGGTTATGATGTCATGAACCACGCCCTTCTCGAAGAGATCGCGGGAATCACCATGGTCGCCCTCATCGTTGCCAAGATCATCGCCACCTCCGTCGCCCTCGGGAGTGGTTTCACTGGTGGCGTCTTCACCCCCAGCCTGTTTCTCGGCGCCATGGTCGGGGGGAGTTTCGGCACCATCGCCCATTCGCTTTTTCCGGCGATTTCCGCGGGTCCCGGGGCCTATACCCTGGTGGGTATGGGGGCCATGGCCGCCTCGGTGCTGGGAGCGCCGATCGCCTGCATCCTGATCCTGTTCGAATTGACCGGCGATTATCGTATCATGCTGGCCCTCATGGTCGCTTCCATCGTCGCCACCCTTCTGATCAATCAGATTTATCGCGAATCGGTCTATACCAAAACCTTGAAACGAAAAAAGATCGATCTGCGTCAGGGACGCGAGGCCAATCTGTTGCGCAACATTTCCGTCGGCTCCATCATGCGCAAGGATTTCGAAACAGTCCTCGAAACGAGAAACATGCGCCAGTTCAAGGACAAGTTGCGTCGGTCTCATAATGATTGCTTTGTCGTTGTCGATGCCGCGGGCCGTTTCAAGGGGATCGTCTCCTTCCAGGACATTCGCAAGGTCGCCTTCGAAGAGGGATGGTTCGACGATCTGGCCCTGCTCAGGGATATTCCCCTGTCCGATCCCGTCACCATCAAACCCAACGAAAATTTGTACGATGCCTTGCTCCGGTTCGAGGCCAACAATATCGAACAACTCACTGTCGTTGCTTCCGATGATCCCGGCCAGGTGATCGGATTGCTCTCCAATCAGGACATGATCCGCGCCTACAACATGGCCCTTCTCAATCAAACCAACCCTCGCGATTGA
- a CDS encoding glycosyltransferase family protein — protein sequence MTWDVGQEIASGHADSIWHRILALNGAGRYAEALAFLEPMFSRGDPGLMAVKLRGQSLHGLQRWAEAAGMFALVVQRTPGDGAAYEHLATALLPLNRLDQALMTVERGLRWDVDHRGLLRLRLVLLWRLGRRDEAMVLADRHLDRFPDDGAVCLERGIFFLELGNDGAALSDFEAACTWLPNDSRCHNNRAVALWRLGRYPAGLEAVERAVALDPNNARAQHHRALLLLFLGYFTIGFPAYEWRLRDPDHGAALPSLSSSLWTGEDMQESVLLVYPEQGYGDTIHFIRFLPLAARRVGGIVFLCTGPLVPLLRTAPGVGLLWQGEEPRPEFHVHVSLMSLPAVLRLSMDSFSDGRGYLPEFSWIDPGRRRGGRLRVGLVWRGRPTHRNDHNRSLDLAWFEPVLNLEFFDWVSLQEGEGRREIERMGWNMETPELSDFAATARIIQTLDLVVTVDTAVAHLAGAMGCPVWVLLPLVPDWRWGPEGRTTFWYQSMRLFRQTRLGDWGEVRERLVRELRNMIKDGSGKGSPLPGEVWGRAPRF from the coding sequence ATGACGTGGGATGTCGGGCAGGAGATCGCTTCGGGCCATGCCGATTCCATTTGGCATCGTATTTTGGCCTTGAATGGTGCCGGTCGTTATGCCGAGGCGCTCGCGTTTCTGGAGCCAATGTTTTCCCGGGGGGATCCCGGGTTGATGGCGGTTAAACTTCGTGGACAGTCGTTGCATGGCCTGCAACGATGGGCCGAGGCGGCTGGCATGTTTGCCTTGGTGGTGCAACGGACTCCTGGGGATGGGGCGGCCTATGAGCATCTGGCGACGGCGCTTTTGCCGCTCAATCGGCTGGATCAGGCGCTGATGACAGTGGAGCGCGGGTTGCGATGGGATGTGGATCACAGGGGTTTGTTGCGGTTGCGGTTGGTCCTTCTGTGGCGTCTGGGGCGGCGCGATGAGGCGATGGTCTTGGCGGACCGGCATTTGGATCGTTTTCCCGATGATGGAGCGGTGTGCCTGGAGCGGGGAATTTTTTTTCTGGAGTTGGGTAATGATGGGGCGGCTCTGAGTGATTTCGAAGCCGCGTGTACCTGGTTGCCCAATGATTCCCGATGTCACAACAACCGCGCCGTCGCCTTGTGGCGTCTGGGCCGCTATCCCGCAGGACTGGAGGCGGTCGAACGGGCAGTGGCCTTGGATCCCAACAATGCCCGGGCGCAGCATCACCGGGCTTTGTTGTTGCTGTTTCTCGGGTATTTCACGATCGGTTTTCCCGCCTACGAATGGCGGTTGCGCGATCCGGATCATGGTGCGGCGCTTCCTTCGTTGTCCTCTTCCTTGTGGACGGGAGAGGACATGCAGGAGTCGGTCCTTCTGGTCTATCCGGAACAAGGCTACGGCGACACCATCCACTTCATCCGCTTTCTTCCCCTGGCGGCCCGGCGGGTGGGTGGTATCGTTTTCCTTTGTACGGGTCCTTTGGTTCCCTTGCTGCGTACCGCTCCGGGGGTGGGTTTGTTGTGGCAGGGGGAGGAACCGAGACCTGAATTTCATGTCCATGTGTCCCTGATGTCTTTGCCGGCGGTATTGCGTCTTTCAATGGATTCTTTTTCGGATGGCCGTGGGTATTTGCCGGAATTTTCCTGGATCGATCCGGGTCGGCGGCGGGGAGGGCGTTTGCGGGTGGGATTGGTATGGCGCGGGCGTCCGACCCATCGCAACGATCACAATCGCAGCCTTGACCTTGCCTGGTTTGAACCTGTGCTGAATCTTGAATTTTTCGATTGGGTTTCCCTTCAGGAAGGGGAGGGGCGGCGTGAAATCGAGCGTATGGGTTGGAATATGGAAACCCCGGAACTGAGCGATTTCGCGGCGACGGCGCGGATCATTCAGACGTTGGACCTGGTGGTGACGGTCGATACGGCGGTGGCGCATCTGGCGGGCGCCATGGGTTGTCCGGTTTGGGTGTTGTTGCCATTGGTTCCCGATTGGCGGTGGGGACCGGAAGGGAGAACGACGTTTTGGTATCAATCGATGCGTCTTTTTCGGCAGACCCGGTTGGGCGATTGGGGGGAGGTTCGCGAGCGTTTGGTGCGGGAGTTGAGAAACATGATCAAGGATGGGTCCGGGAAGGGGTCTCCCCTTCCCGGCGAGGTTTGGGGCAGAGCCCCAAGATTTTGA